The following DNA comes from Phytohabitans rumicis.
GTCGTCACGTACGGCACCACCTTGAAGTCCGCGTCCAGGCGGTCGGCCGCGATCTTCGTCAGGACGTACCCGCGCTGGTTGTTGTAGAAGCGCAGGTGCGGGTTGATGCTCAGGAACGGGTGGGTCGCCGGGTCCGAGTCGGCCCCGTTGCCGGTCGACGAGACCGACGAGCAGACCAGCTCGGTGCCGACCGTCCGCGACGTCGGGTCGGCGTAGTCCAGCTTGAGGTCGCTGGCCCAGTGCGCGTGGACGTCACCGGTGAGCACGACCGTGTTGCGTACCCCGGCCGCGAGCCAGCCGCGGGTGATGCGGTCGCGCGAGGCGACGTACCCGTCCCAGGAGTCCTGGCTGGTGACCGTCGCCGGGCCGGCGTTGTTGTCACGCTGGGCGAAGAAGACCTGCTGGCCCAGGATGTCCCAGCGGGCCGACGACCGCCGGAACCCGTCGAGCAGCCACGCCTCCTGCTCGGCGCCGGTGATGGAACGCGCCGGGTCGACGGCGGCCGGGCAAGCCTTGTAGCCGTCGCCGCAGCCCTGGTCGTCCCGGTACTGGCGGGTGTCGAGCATGTGGAACGTCGCCAACCGTCCCCAGTGGACCCGCCGGAACAGTTGCATGTCGATGCCCTGCGGGATCGAGCTGCGGCGCAGCGGCATGTTCTCCCAGTACGCCTGGAACGCCGCCGCACGCCGGGCGAGGAAGTTCGGCTGCGTGTTCTCCGGCACCTCGTCGGCCCAGTTGTTGTCCACCTCGTGGTCGTCCCACACCACCAGCCACGGCGCGGCGGCGTGCGCGGCCTGCAAATCGGCGTCGGCCTTGTACTGCGCGTGCCGCTGCCGGTAGTTCGCCAGCGTCTCCGTCTCCGGACCCTCGTGGTCGCGCGGGTTGCCGCCCGGGATGTTGTAGGTGTCCTTTGTGTACTCGTACTGGTAGTCGCCGAGGTGCAGGACGAGGTCCGGCATCTCCTCGGCGAGCCGCCGGTACGCGGTGAAGTAGCCGTGCTCGTACTGCGAGCACGAGACGAACGCCATCGCCAGCGCGCCGCCGAGCGTCCACGGCGCCGGCGCGGTCCGCGTGCGCCCGATCGGCGAGACGTAGCGTTCGGCCTTGAACCGGTAGAAGAACTCCCGGCCGGGCAGCAGCCCATTCAGTTCGATGTGGACGCTGTGCGCGGTCTGCGGGCGGGCGAGCTTGACGCCACGGCGTACCACGTGGCGAAATCGCTCGTCGGCGGCCAGCTCCCACTGCACCGGCACCACGCGGTCCGGCATCCCGCCCAGGCCGTCCTCGGCGAGCGGCTGCGGGGCGAGCCGGGTCCACAGCACGAACCCGTCGTGGTCCGGGTCGCCGGAAGCCACGCCGAGCGTGAACGGGTCGGTCCGAAGTGGACCGTTCGCGGCCGCGGCCGCCGCGCCGGGCAGGGTCGCGGCGGCGGCACCGACCGCTACGCCACCGGCAATGAGGGTACGTCGAGACACGGGCATGGTGGTCCTCCCCAGGATTGACCAGCACCAACGTGGGGAAGCCTCGCGAGTGATGTTGAACCGTCCGCAAACACCGCGTGTATTGGTGATGTTTGGTGCCGTCCAAGGCGGTGGCCCGCGCGTGATTATGCGTGCCCGGGTGGGGCGGCGAGGCGTTTTCTCGTGTTCCCGACCCGGCGCCGGTAGTTCCGGTCACAGTCATTCTCATGTACGCATCAACGCATCCGTGGCGATCCACGGCCTTTGGGTTGTGCGGGGCGGCCGCCCTCGCACTGCTCCTCGGCCTGGGAGCCGGCACGGACCGGAGCGCCTCCGCGCTCACGCTCGCGTCCGATGCCGTCGTGATGCCGTCAGCAGCGCCGCTGCCAGCAGAGCCGGCTTCCGTCGAACCCATAGCCGACGACGCCCCAGCCGCCTCCAGCGCTTCCGAGGAGGCTCCATCCGTCGCAACTGACGAGACCCCGCCCGCCCTATCCGAGGATGCTCCGCCTGCCACATCTGAGGAGGCCCCGCTCGCCGGGCCCGAGGAGGCCCCGCCCGCTCCCGACGAGGCTCCGCCCGCCGACTCTGCGGAGGCCCCGCCCGGTTCTGACGAGGCCCCGTCCGTTTCCGACGAGGCTCTGTCCGCCGACGGCGGTGCGCCGGTCGACGAGCTCGCCGAGCCGACCACGGCACCCGAGGAGCCGAGCGAGAATCTCGATGTCCCGTTCATCGGCCCACCGCAACCCAGGACCACCGACCTGGACTGCGCCGATTTCGAGCAGGACTCCTTCCGCATCGACCCCAACAACGACCCGCACGGACTGGACCGTGACAACGACGGGATCGCCTGCGAAGCCCCGCCGGGGACTGACCTCGGTGATCATGAGGTTAGCGTCAGGAGAGCGCTCTCGTCCGGCGCTAACTTCATGATCACCGCCGGTGGTCACTCCCGTACACCGAGCCCCGTGGGGCCTGCCCGCCGCGTCGATCAAGGGATTCCGCGTCGATCAAGGGCAAACGGTCGTGGTTTAGAGATCGAACCACGGCCGTTTGCCCTTGATCGACGCGGAGAGGGGCGGGGAGAGGGGCGCGAGAGGGGCGCGAGAGGGGCGCGAGAGGGGCGCGAGAGGGGCGCGAGAGGGGCGCGGAGGGGAGACAGGGGACGGTGGGTGGGTGGCCGGGGGTGGCTTGCGTCGGTAATGCTGTCCTGCGTGACCACCCCTCAAGATCTGGACGAGTTCTTCCGGGAGGCGGTCGGCGGCCTTAGCGAGTCGGCTAGCCAGCGGGCGCCGGAAGCACCGGTCCGGGACGGCACCGCGCTGACCGGCAACGGCGCGCTGGAGCTGTTCGAAGCGCAGCTCGCGAGCCGGCACCTCGACCTGGCGGCCAGGTGGTTGCGTTCCTTCGGCGAGGGGTTCTACACGATCGGCTCCTCGGGCCACGAAGGGAACGCGGCCGTCGCGATGGCGGTGCGGCGGACCGACCCGGCGCTCCTGCACTACCGGTCGGGGCGTTCTACTGCGCACGGGTGGCCCAGGCCAGCAGCGAGGAGCGCCACGGTGAGGACCCGCTCACCCAGGCGGCCCGCGACGTGCTGCGCGGGGTGGTCGCCTCCAGCCTGGAGCCGATCGCCGGCGGCCGGCACAAAGTCTTCGGCAACGCCGAGCTGAACGTGATCCCGACCACCTCCACGATCGCATCGCACCTGCCCAGGGCGGTCGGCGTCGCGTTCGCGATCGAGCGGCTGCGGCGGCTGAGCCCGGCCGCGCGGCCGCTGCGCGGGCACCGGCCGGCGCTGGACGGGCAGTCGCCCTGGCCGTCCGACGCGATCGCGGTCTGCTCCTTCGGCGACGCGTCGATCAACCACGCGAGCGCGGTGGCGGCGTTCAACACCGCGGGCTGGTGCGACCACGCCGGGCTGCGGATCCCGGTGCTCTTCGTGTGCGAGGACAACGGCCTGGGGATCAGCGTGCGCTCGCCGGCGGGCTGGGTCGCCGCGTCGCTGCGTGCGCGTCCGGGGATCAAGTACTTCGCCGCGGACGGCTGCGACGCCGCCGAGACATTCGACGTCGCGACGGAGGCAGCAGCCTGGGTACGCCGGCACCGGCGGCCCGCCGTACTCCATCTGACGACCGTGCGGCTGATGGGCCACGCGGGCGCCGATGCCGAGACGGCGTACCGGCCGGCGGCGGACATCGAGCGCGACGTGTCGCGCGATCCGCTCGTGGCCCTGGCGCGGCTGCTGGCGGAGGCCGGCCTGGCCCGGCCCGACGAGCTGATCGGCCGGTACGACGAGGTCGGCTGGCAGGTGCGCAAGGTGGCCGAGGAGGTGATCGGCGAGCCGAAGCTGGAGGGGCCCGCCGACGTCGCCGCCCCGCTGGCGCCCCGCCGGCCGGTACGGGTGGCCAAGGCGATCGCCGAGGCGGCCACGCGGGCGATGGGGCCGGTGGCGGCCGCGCGGGACACCGGGTTCGGTGGCCGGCTGCCCGAGGACGCCGACGGGCTCACCCTGGCCCAGACGATCAACGCCGCGCTGTCCGACGGCATGGTGGCCAACCCGGGGATGGCGATATTCGGCGAGGACGTCGCGATCAAGGGCGGCGTGTACGGGGTGACGAAGGGGCTGCGGGATCGCTTCGGGGCGTCCCGGGTGTTCGACACGCTGCTGGACGAGACCTCGATCCTCGGGCTCGCGCTGGGCGCCGGGCTCGGCGGGATGCTACCGGTACCGGAGATCCAGTACCTGGCGTACCTGCACAACGCCGAGGACCAGATCCGGGGCGAGGCGGCCACGATGCAGTTTTTCTCGCGCGGGGCGCACCGCAACCCGATGGTCGTGCGGGTGGCCGGGCTGGCGTACCAGGAGGGCTTCGGGGGGCACTTCCACAACGACAACTCGGTCGCCGTACTCCGGGATGTGCCTGGTCTTGTGGTCGCGGTGCCGGCGCGGGCCGACGACGCCGCGCCGATGCTGCGCACGTGCCTGGCCAGTGCGGCCGTGGACGGCAGCGTGTGCGTGTTCCTGGAGCCCATCGCGCTGTACCACACGCGTGACCTGTATGCGGAGGGTGACGGTGAGTGGTTGGCGCCGTACCTGGCGCCGGCCGACTGGTCCGCCGGGCACGTGCCGATCGGCCGCGCCCGCGTCTATGGGATCGGGTCGGCCGACGACCTCACGATCATCACGTTCGGTAACGGCGTGCGGATGTCGCTGCGCGCGGCGGCCCGGCTCGCCAGCGAGGGCGTGGGCTCGCGGGTGGTGGATCTGC
Coding sequences within:
- a CDS encoding alkaline phosphatase D family protein translates to MPVSRRTLIAGGVAVGAAAATLPGAAAAAANGPLRTDPFTLGVASGDPDHDGFVLWTRLAPQPLAEDGLGGMPDRVVPVQWELAADERFRHVVRRGVKLARPQTAHSVHIELNGLLPGREFFYRFKAERYVSPIGRTRTAPAPWTLGGALAMAFVSCSQYEHGYFTAYRRLAEEMPDLVLHLGDYQYEYTKDTYNIPGGNPRDHEGPETETLANYRQRHAQYKADADLQAAHAAAPWLVVWDDHEVDNNWADEVPENTQPNFLARRAAAFQAYWENMPLRRSSIPQGIDMQLFRRVHWGRLATFHMLDTRQYRDDQGCGDGYKACPAAVDPARSITGAEQEAWLLDGFRRSSARWDILGQQVFFAQRDNNAGPATVTSQDSWDGYVASRDRITRGWLAAGVRNTVVLTGDVHAHWASDLKLDYADPTSRTVGTELVCSSVSSTGNGADSDPATHPFLSINPHLRFYNNQRGYVLTKIAADRLDADFKVVPYVTTPGAPVYTRASFAVEDRVPGLHQTYDRPRDLGVLSREGIPDTVEQETVRP